The following is a genomic window from Opitutus sp. GAS368.
CAGATATTTCAGTAAAGACAGAAATCAGAGAAACACTCGCTATGAAACTCACTGATACGACCCGTAAGTTCATCCTCCACTGGGGCGAGATGGGCACCCGCTGGGGCATCAACCGCTCCGTCGCCCAGATCCACGCCCTGCTCTACGTCTCGCCGGTGCCGCTGCACGCCGACGAGATCGCCACGACGCTCGATATCGCGCGCTCCAACGTCAGCGGCAGCCTGCGCGAGCTGCAAGGCTGGGGCCTGGCGCGGGTGACGCACCTCCTGGGCGACCGGCGCGACCATTTCGAGACGACCAAGGACGTCTGGGCGATGGTCGGCATCATCCTCGACGGCCGGAAGCGCCGCGAACTCGACCCCTCGGTGAAGCTGCTGCGCGAGTGCGTGCAGGAGCTCGACGAGCAGAAGGCCGACGAGGCCTACACCGAGGACCGGCTCAACGAACTGCTCGGGCTGGTCGAACTGGCCTCCGCTTGGGCGGAGCGTGCGCAGAAACTCTCGCCCGAGTCCCTCCGCCGGCTGCTGAAGCTCGGCGACAAGATCTTCAAGCTGGTGGAATAACCCGCCCGCTGCCGAAAAAGGAAACCACCATGAACATCACCGAAAAATGCTACATCATCTACCTGCTCCTCGGCGTGCCGCTGACGGTCTGGGTGGGCCAGACGCTGCATCGCAACGGCCGGATCTTCCTGGTCGAGGCCTTTCACGGGAAGGAAGACATGGCGGACTCGGTCAACCATCTGCTGCTGGTCGGGTTCTACCTGATCAATGTCGGCTACGTGTTGCTGGGTCTGCCGCTCGGCACCAAGCCCGAGACGGTGCAGGCGGCCTTCGAGTTCCTGGCCACGAAGCTGGGGTTGGTCCTGCTCGTGCTGGGGGCGATGCACTTCTTCAACATGTTCAACTTCGACAAAATGAGGAAGAAGGCCCGCCACTCCGAGACCGCCGCCGTGCCGCCGCTGGTGCGCTGAGCGTGAGGATGGGGTCGAGGCCCGGGCGCCGCCCGGGCCTTTTGTTTTTGGCGCCGGCCTTGCATCACGGGGAGATGCGGACATGTTTCACGTCATGAATGCCCCTGAGAACCCGCAGATCTCGCGCCGTGACGCGCTGAAAATCATCGGAGCCGGCGTGGCGGTCGCCAGCCTCGGCCTGACCAAGGCCATTGCCGCCGAAGCCGCCACCACCGCTCCCGCCCTCGACTGGGAATTGCCCAAGCTGTCCTACGCCTACGGCGCCCTCGAGCCGCACATCGATGCGCGAACGATGGAAATCCATCACACGAAGCATCACCAGGCCTATATCATCAACGCGAAGAACCTGCTCAAGGACCACCCCGACCTGCTGGCGCGCGGACCCGAGGCCCTGGTGCGTGACCTGGCGAGCGTGCCGGAGGCGATCCGCACCGGCATCCGCAACAACGCCGGCGGCCACGTGAACCACAGTTTCTTCTGGAAGATCATTGCGCCCGATACCGGGGCGTCCACCCAGCAACTGCCCGTCGCCATTGCGGCCGCGTTTGGTTCGATGGATGAGTTCAAGAAACAGTTCACCGATGCCGCCATGAAACGCTTTGGCAGCGGCTGGGCCTGGCTGAGCCTGAAGGATGGCAAGCTCGTGGTGCAGTCCACGGCGAATCAGGACTCGCCGCTCAGCGACGGCGCCAAGCCCATCATCGGCCTCGATGTCTGGGAGCATGCCTACTACCTGCATTACCAGAATGTCCGCGCCGACTACGTGAAGGCCTTCTGGAACGTGCTCAACTGGACCCAGGCCGAGACCAACTACGGCGCGGCGCTGAAGGCTTGATGAATTCGACACAGAGAGCAGAGAGGCCGGAGTGAGGGCAAGGAGGTCTTGCTCGGTGTCCTCGGTGGTTCTCGGTGAACTCTGTGACTAAGAATCCCAAATCCTTCGATGAGATCGGCCTGCCTGCGGCCCGGCGTCACCTGTTCCTGTGTGTCGGTCCGGACTGCTGCACGCCGGAGCAGGGGCTGGCGACTTGGGAGCATCTGAAGGGCGCGCTCAAGGAGCACAAGATCCCCACGTTGCGCACCAAGGCCGCGTGCCTGCAAATGTGCCAGGACGGCCCGTGGCTGGTCGTCTATCCCGACGGCGTCTGGTATGCGTCGGTCACGCCCGAGCGCTTCGACCGGATCCGGCGCGAACACCTCGAGGGTGGCGTGCCGGTGCAGGAGTGGGTGCGGGCAGTCCATCCGCTTGTCCCATAAAAAAGGCGCGGCAAGAGGGCCGCGCCGGAAGGGGAGAATAAGCGAATCTCAGACGCGATCGCCGGGAATGGCCGGCGCAACGTTGCGGGTCGAGACCGCCGATTGGCAGGCCGGACAGACGCCGAAGAACTCGACGACGTGGCTGACGTCCGCATAGCCGCGCTCATGCAGCAGGCGCTCGATGCCCTCCACGGGAAAGTAGTCCACGCGATCGGTCGAGCCGCAGGCCTTGCAAATGATATGATAGTGGCGCGTTGTGCGCAGGGTGAGCTCGTAGAGGCAGGTGCCATTGTGCAGGTAGCTGCGGCGGACCATGCCGAGCTGCTCGAAGGCGGCCAGGCAGCGGTAGACGGTGACGAGGTCGCACACCGCGGTGCCCATTTCGTGGTGAATGCGCTCGATGCTGACCGGTCCCTCATGACGTTGCATCGACTCGATGATCGCGAGGCGGGGTTTGGTGATGCGCATCCGGGCCTGGCGGATGCGGGTGCGAGCATCATCCAAGGCCGAATCTGCGGGAGCGGGGCTGGCGGCGACAGCGGCCAGGGGGTGGTTCGACTGGGTCGCGGAAATCATGTGGGGTATAGGGTAATCTATATGCCTTATGCCGGG
Proteins encoded in this region:
- a CDS encoding MarR family transcriptional regulator; translation: MKLTDTTRKFILHWGEMGTRWGINRSVAQIHALLYVSPVPLHADEIATTLDIARSNVSGSLRELQGWGLARVTHLLGDRRDHFETTKDVWAMVGIILDGRKRRELDPSVKLLRECVQELDEQKADEAYTEDRLNELLGLVELASAWAERAQKLSPESLRRLLKLGDKIFKLVE
- a CDS encoding superoxide dismutase, coding for MNAPENPQISRRDALKIIGAGVAVASLGLTKAIAAEAATTAPALDWELPKLSYAYGALEPHIDARTMEIHHTKHHQAYIINAKNLLKDHPDLLARGPEALVRDLASVPEAIRTGIRNNAGGHVNHSFFWKIIAPDTGASTQQLPVAIAAAFGSMDEFKKQFTDAAMKRFGSGWAWLSLKDGKLVVQSTANQDSPLSDGAKPIIGLDVWEHAYYLHYQNVRADYVKAFWNVLNWTQAETNYGAALKA
- a CDS encoding (2Fe-2S) ferredoxin domain-containing protein, translated to MTKNPKSFDEIGLPAARRHLFLCVGPDCCTPEQGLATWEHLKGALKEHKIPTLRTKAACLQMCQDGPWLVVYPDGVWYASVTPERFDRIRREHLEGGVPVQEWVRAVHPLVP
- a CDS encoding Fur family transcriptional regulator gives rise to the protein MISATQSNHPLAAVAASPAPADSALDDARTRIRQARMRITKPRLAIIESMQRHEGPVSIERIHHEMGTAVCDLVTVYRCLAAFEQLGMVRRSYLHNGTCLYELTLRTTRHYHIICKACGSTDRVDYFPVEGIERLLHERGYADVSHVVEFFGVCPACQSAVSTRNVAPAIPGDRV